The sequence GGACACCACGAAGGCCAGCAGGCACCAGCCCGTCACGTCATCCACCGCCGCGCAGGTGATGGCGATGGCGCCCACCCGCGACTGGAGCAGCCGTCGCTCGGTGAGGATGCGCGCCAGCACCGGGAAGGCGGTGATGCTCATCGCCACGCCCATGAAGAGGACGAAGGAGGAGAACTTCACCGAGGGCTCCGACAGCGACTCGTAGAGCCACAGCACCGCGGCGCCCGCGCCGAGCGCGAACGGGACGATAATGCTCGTGTGGCTGATGGCCACCGAGGCGTGGCCCCGGCCCTTGAGGAGCTTGGGGTCCAACTCCAGGCCGATGAGGAACATGAAGAGGATGAGCCCCACCTGGCTCAGCATCTTCAGGATGCCCATGGAGTTCTGGGGGAACAGGCTCTCCATCACCTCGGGCGCCAACCAGCCCAGCAGCGACGGCCCGAGCACGATGCCCGCGACCACCTCCGCGATGACGAGCGGCTGTCCGAGTGCCCGGGCTCCCCGCCCAATCACTCGCGACAACACAATGATCACGATGAGTTGGACGATGAGCAGGGTGAGAGGACTCTGCGCGAAGCCATGCATCGGGATCTCCTAAAGGTCGAGGGCGATAAGTGGGCACTTATCAGCCCTCTGCGCGAAGCGTCAAACCCAGCTTGGAGCACTTTTACCCTCACGTGCACGGGTCCACGAGAGGCTGTTTGCCCAGAGAGCAATGGGGCACCCGCGCCTTGCCGCTCCGGGCGCGAGGGTGCTAGCGAAGCGCCCTCTCTATGCGCCTCTCTCGACTTGTTGGTGCGTCCGCCCTGTCGTTCCTGCTGCTCGCTGGCTGTGAGAAGGAGCGCCAGCAGGGCTCCGGCTCGAAGCCCGCGTCTCCCGCCGCCTCTGGCGCGACCGCCTCCGCGGCCCAGGGGGGCACGCCGGTGGTGACCTTCGAGGGCGGCGCTATCACGCTCGAGCAGCTCCAGAGCTACATCGCGCAGATGAACCCGCAGGCACGCTCCCGGCTGGCGGCTCCCGAGCAGCGGCGCGAGTACGCGGAAGGCCTGGCGCGCTTCGAGCTCTTCGTCGCCGAGGCGCGGCGCCGCGGGCTGGAGAACGACCCCGAGGTGCAGGAGGCGATGAGGCGCGCCATGGTGCAGCAACTGCTCTTCAAGGAGTTCGACGAGAAGGCGCCGCCCGTCACCCCCGAGGAGATCTCCGCCTTCTATGAAGCGCACAAGGCCGAGTTCGTCCAGCCCGCGCGCTCGCGCTACTCGCACCTGCTGGTGCCTGCGCCCCAGGGCAGCGCCGACCGGGCCGCGAAGAAGCAGAAGGCCCAGGCGCTCCTGGAGAAGGCGCGCAAGCTTCAGCCGCTGGACTTCGATGCGTTCGATGCGCTCATCAAAGAGGCCTCGGGCAACCCAGCCGCGACGCCGGCCGAGGCAGACATCCAGCCCGTCACCCCGGAGCAGCTGAAGTCCCGGCTGGGCGCGGAGGTGGCCGCCGCCGCGGCGAAGCTGAAGCAGCCGGGAGACCTCTCGGGCGTGGTGGAGTCCAGCCAGGGCTTCCACCTGATCAAGCTCACGGATGTGAAGCCTGAGAAGAACCAGACCCTGGAGTCCGCCACTCCGCAGGTGCGTGCCCGTATCGCTCGTGAGCGGCGGGACGCCCGCGTATCGAAGTTCACCGAGGAGCTCCAGTCGCGCGCGGGCTTCCGCACGGACGAGGCAGCGCTCCAGAAGCTCCAGGTGGATCCTCAGGCGCCCCAGGCCACGACGGTGGGCCCGGCCCCAGGCTTCCTGCCCGCGCCGCCGCCGACCAAGTAACGGGCCTGGGAGGGGCCTCGCGGCCTTTCCATCGTGCGTGAAGCAACCGCTTCTTTCTCGGCCCGTGTCGGTTGCGTACAGTGGAAGCCGCTGGCTGGCTGAGTGCCTGGGGGTTCCACAATGCGTCGATGGCTCCTGGCGGTGTCGGGTCTTCTGCTGGTGACCACCTCGGTCGCCTCCGCGCAGTCGAACCAACCACCGGTAGCGGATGCAGGGGTGGACCAGGATGTCCCCGAGTGGACCGTCGTCACGCTGTCCGGCCTGGGCTCATATGATCCGGAGGATGGGGGCATCCGGCAGTACGCGTGGGCACAGCTCTCGGGCCCCCCCGTGGAGCTCATCCCCACCTTCACGAGGCCCAACCCCCAGTTCACCGCGCCGCGCGTGTCGCAGGACACGGTGCTGACCTTCCAGCTCACGGTTTATGACAACGCGTTCTTGAGCAGCACGGACACGGTGAAGATCACCGTGCACAACACCAACACGCCCCCCGTGGCGAATGCGGGCGTGGACGTGGTGCAGGATGAATACTCCATCGTGACACTCGATGGCAGCGCATCGATGGATCCCGACGGCGAGCCGCTCACCTATATGTGGACGCAGACGGCGGGCCCGGCGGTGCTCCTCAACGTGCCCACCATCGCCAAGCCCACGTTCGACGCGCCCCGGCTGACGAGCGATACGGTGCTGACGTTCCAACTCACGGTGAGTGATGCCTCCCTCTCCAGCTCGGACACCGTGAATGTCACCTTGCGCAACGTGAACGCCCCGCCGATCGCTCACGCCGGGGTGAACTGGTCCGGGGTCAGGAACACCGTGCTGCGGCTGGATGGCACGGGGTCTTGGGACCCAGACCCGGATGCGGTGCTGAGCTTTTCGTGGGCGCAGGTCTTTGGCCCGCCGGTCACCCTCGTGAACGCGGACACGGCGCGGCCTTCGTTTGTCGTGCCGGATGCGCCCACGGGCACGGAGGTCCGGTTTGAGCTCACGGTGAGCGACGGCAGTCTCTTCAGCACGGCCGATGTGCGCATAGGGATCATCGACTCAACTCAGCCTCCGGTGGCGAATGCGGGCTGGAATCAGTCAATAAGCCCGGGCCAGATGGTCGTCCTGGATGGCTCGGAGTCCAGCGATCCCGAACACACCGTGTTGGCCTACACGTGGGAGCAGCTCTCGGGGCCGCCGGTAACCATCCGGGGCTCCGCTCAGTACCCGAACGCGTACTTCGATGCACCGTATGACGCCGCCGATGGCACGGTGCTCACCTTCCAGCTCACGGTGAACGACGGCTACGCCTCCAGTACCGACACGGTGGACATTGTCGTGCGCACCGTGCTGCCTCCCCCGGTGCCCAACGCGGGCCCAGACCAGACGGTGGACGAGCGCGCGGTCGTGACGCTGGATGGCTCGGGCTCGTACGACCCGGATGGGGAGCACCTGCTGTATGGCTGGCAGCAGCTCTCGGGCCCCCCTGTGCAGCTCAACGGCAACTACGACACGCCCATGGCCACGTTCACCGCGCCCGATGTGACGGCCGATACGGTGCTCACCTTCCAGATCCTGGTGAGTGACGGGTCGCCCTACCGGACGGACACGGTGGACATCACGGTGCGGAGCGTGAACCGCGCGCCCGTGGCCCGGGCGGGTTCTCCTCAGACGGTGAACGAGCACGGACTCGTTACGCTGGATGGCCGGGGCTCTGGGGATCCAGATCAAGACCCGCTGACGTACGCGTGGGAGCAGACATCTGGCCCTCCGATGGTGCTCGCGGGAGCGAACACCGCGCAGCCCACCTTCACGCCGGAGGTGGCGGTGGACTCAGTGCTCACCTTCCGGCTAACGGTGAGCGACGGGGTGGTCTCCAGTACGGACACCGTGAGCGTCACCGTGCGGGACGTGAACCGCAGGCCGGTGGCCCGAGCGGGGCCGGACCGGTGGATGGATGAGCGCACCTCGGGCGTGCTGGATGGCCGCGAGTCGATGGATCCCGACGCGGACACGGTCCTGACCTATGCCTGGGTGCAGACGGCAGGACCCTCGGTGCAGCTCACCGGGGCAGACACGGCTCAGGCCACGTTCATTGCACCCGAGGTCTCCACGAGCACACAGCTCGTCTTCCAGCTCACGGTGAGCGACGGAGTGCTCTCTCAGACGGACTTGGTGGAGATCTGGGTCGCTCAGGTGAATCGCCCTCCCGTGGCGAACGCGGGGCAGGGCATCGCGGTGGAGGGGGGCGCCCGGGTGACGCTGGATGGCCGAGGCTCGGCGGATCCGGACGCGGACTCCACCCTGACGTACCTCTGGGAGCAGACGGAGGGGCCCGAGGCGGTGCTCTCCGGGGCCTACATCGCGCAGCCCACGGTGGTGGTGCCAGCGGTGACGGCGGACGCGGTGCTCACCTTCAAGCTCACGGTGAGCGATGGCTCACTGGCCAGCACGGACACGGTGCGTATCACGGTGCATCGGCTGAACCGCGCCCCCGTGGCTCACGCGGGCACCCGCCGCGAGGTGGACGAGCGCACCCAGGTGACGCTGGATGGCCGGGGCTCCTCGGATCCGGATCAGGACTCGCTGAGCTACGTGTGGACCCAGAAGGAGGGGCCTGCGGTGACGCTCACGGGGGCCACCTCCGCGCAGCCGGTGTTCACGGCTCCAGAAGTGACCGCAACCACGGTGC comes from Hyalangium minutum and encodes:
- a CDS encoding peptidylprolyl isomerase, coding for MRLSRLVGASALSFLLLAGCEKERQQGSGSKPASPAASGATASAAQGGTPVVTFEGGAITLEQLQSYIAQMNPQARSRLAAPEQRREYAEGLARFELFVAEARRRGLENDPEVQEAMRRAMVQQLLFKEFDEKAPPVTPEEISAFYEAHKAEFVQPARSRYSHLLVPAPQGSADRAAKKQKAQALLEKARKLQPLDFDAFDALIKEASGNPAATPAEADIQPVTPEQLKSRLGAEVAAAAAKLKQPGDLSGVVESSQGFHLIKLTDVKPEKNQTLESATPQVRARIARERRDARVSKFTEELQSRAGFRTDEAALQKLQVDPQAPQATTVGPAPGFLPAPPPTK
- a CDS encoding PKD domain-containing protein, whose translation is MRRWLLAVSGLLLVTTSVASAQSNQPPVADAGVDQDVPEWTVVTLSGLGSYDPEDGGIRQYAWAQLSGPPVELIPTFTRPNPQFTAPRVSQDTVLTFQLTVYDNAFLSSTDTVKITVHNTNTPPVANAGVDVVQDEYSIVTLDGSASMDPDGEPLTYMWTQTAGPAVLLNVPTIAKPTFDAPRLTSDTVLTFQLTVSDASLSSSDTVNVTLRNVNAPPIAHAGVNWSGVRNTVLRLDGTGSWDPDPDAVLSFSWAQVFGPPVTLVNADTARPSFVVPDAPTGTEVRFELTVSDGSLFSTADVRIGIIDSTQPPVANAGWNQSISPGQMVVLDGSESSDPEHTVLAYTWEQLSGPPVTIRGSAQYPNAYFDAPYDAADGTVLTFQLTVNDGYASSTDTVDIVVRTVLPPPVPNAGPDQTVDERAVVTLDGSGSYDPDGEHLLYGWQQLSGPPVQLNGNYDTPMATFTAPDVTADTVLTFQILVSDGSPYRTDTVDITVRSVNRAPVARAGSPQTVNEHGLVTLDGRGSGDPDQDPLTYAWEQTSGPPMVLAGANTAQPTFTPEVAVDSVLTFRLTVSDGVVSSTDTVSVTVRDVNRRPVARAGPDRWMDERTSGVLDGRESMDPDADTVLTYAWVQTAGPSVQLTGADTAQATFIAPEVSTSTQLVFQLTVSDGVLSQTDLVEIWVAQVNRPPVANAGQGIAVEGGARVTLDGRGSADPDADSTLTYLWEQTEGPEAVLSGAYIAQPTVVVPAVTADAVLTFKLTVSDGSLASTDTVRITVHRLNRAPVAHAGTRREVDERTQVTLDGRGSSDPDQDSLSYVWTQKEGPAVTLTGATSAQPVFTAPEVTATTVLTFQLVVSDGGASSEPKTVSLTVRNVNRMPVAHAGEDQSVKGGARVTLGGSGEDPDSDGMSYRWVQTAGPTMTLSDDTDVAPTFTAPGLSWDEVLTFTLKVTDAQGASAEDSVSITVKALPDLPSDGDGEGSGCGCSSDSSAAGALLPLVLLGLLLRSRRRWPVH